The stretch of DNA ATACCCCAAGTTTCTTGGGGTTGCAGCAAAATATAGGATTATGGAAGGATTCGAATTTTGGAAAGGGAGTTATTATCGGTGTTCTGGATTCAGGAATCACACCTGATCATCCTTCATTCAATGACGCGGGcataccaccaccaccatccaAATGGAAAGGACGATGCGAACTTAATGGTACGGCTTGTAACAACAAACTAATTGGAGCAAGATCCTTCAACAACGCGGTTACTAAAGCTGAGGCACCAATTGACGAGGATGGACATGGGACTCACACAGCAAGTACAGCAGCTGGTGCTTTTGTCGAAAATGCAGATGTGCTAGGAAATGCCAAAGGTACAGCAGCGGGGATTGCCCCTCACGCTCACCTAGCAATTTACAAAGTGTGCTTTGGTGAAGACTGTCCCGAGAGTGATATACTCGCAGCATTAGATGCAGCTGTTGAGGATGGTGTCGATGTAATATCAATATCGCTTGGTCTAAATGAGCCACCTCCGTTTTTCAATGACAGCACTGCCATAGGCGCATTTGCAGCAACACAAAAGGGAATCTTTGTAAGTTGTTCAGCAGGAAACTCTGGACCTTCTGAAGGCTCCTTAGTTAATGGAGCCCCATGGATCCTCACAGTCGGAGCTAGCACTATTGACAGAAGCATTGTAGCAACAGCAGTGCTTGGAGATGGGGAAACATTTGACGGTGAATCTGTTTTCCAGCCTTCCGATTTCTATCCAACATTGTTACCCTTAGCATATGCAGGAGTGAACGGCAAAGCAGAATCTGCATTTTGTGCTAATGGATCCTTGAATGACATTGATTTCAAAGGAAAGGTTGTTTTGTGTGAGAGAGGAGGGGGTATAGGAAGAATTGCCAAAGGACAGGAAGTAAAAAGAGCAGGTGGTGCCGCCATGATTCTCACGAATGATGAAATCAATGGTTTCAGTCTCTCGGCTGATGTACATGTCCTACCAGCAACACATGTAAGCTATGCTGCTGGACAAAAGATCAAGGCCTATATAAATTCAACTTCAACGCCTACAGCAACCATTTCGTTTAAGGGAACGATTATTGGAAACTCACAATCCCCAGCCGTTGCATCCTTCTCTTCAAGAGGTCCCAACTTGCCGAGCCCTGGGATACTAAAACCAGATATCATAGGACCGGGCGTGAACATCCTAGCTGCCTGGGCATTCCCTCTGGATAACAGCACCAATTCAAAACTCAATTTCAACATTGAGTCAGGCACATCAATGTCATGCCCACATCTTAGCGGCGTTGCTGCTTTGCTCAAAAGATCTCATCCTGATTGGTCTCCGGCAGCCATAAAATCTGCCATATTGACTACCGCAGACACACTAACTTTAGAAAACAAACTCATTGTTGATGAAACACTTCAGCCGGCAAATATATTTGCCACAGGTTCGGGTCACGTGAATCCATCAAGAGCAGATGATCCAGGGTTAGTATATGA from Trifolium pratense cultivar HEN17-A07 linkage group LG5, ARS_RC_1.1, whole genome shotgun sequence encodes:
- the LOC123887267 gene encoding subtilisin-like protease 4, whose product is MGYFIFIALTFVLSFHIHFTRGSELRPTTETSSSKIYIIHVNEPEGKMFTQSDSEEDLESWHHSFMPATVMSSNEQPWRMIYSYRNVLSGFAARLTQEELRAVEQKNGFISAHPERTLRRQTTHTPSFLGLQQNIGLWKDSNFGKGVIIGVLDSGITPDHPSFNDAGIPPPPSKWKGRCELNGTACNNKLIGARSFNNAVTKAEAPIDEDGHGTHTASTAAGAFVENADVLGNAKGTAAGIAPHAHLAIYKVCFGEDCPESDILAALDAAVEDGVDVISISLGLNEPPPFFNDSTAIGAFAATQKGIFVSCSAGNSGPSEGSLVNGAPWILTVGASTIDRSIVATAVLGDGETFDGESVFQPSDFYPTLLPLAYAGVNGKAESAFCANGSLNDIDFKGKVVLCERGGGIGRIAKGQEVKRAGGAAMILTNDEINGFSLSADVHVLPATHVSYAAGQKIKAYINSTSTPTATISFKGTIIGNSQSPAVASFSSRGPNLPSPGILKPDIIGPGVNILAAWAFPLDNSTNSKLNFNIESGTSMSCPHLSGVAALLKRSHPDWSPAAIKSAILTTADTLTLENKLIVDETLQPANIFATGSGHVNPSRADDPGLVYDIQPDDYIPYLCGLGYSDSQVGIIAHKKIKCTETSSIPEGELNYPSFSVVLGSSQTFTRTVTNVGEAYSSYVSIVTAPKGVDVKVKPKKLYFSEANQKQTYSVTFNRIGYGNKTGEYAQGFLKWVSAKHTVTSPISAKFA